A genome region from Gemmatimonadota bacterium includes the following:
- a CDS encoding aspartate aminotransferase family protein, whose amino-acid sequence MTTEEIIGLEEQYIAPTYVRPPVVFDRGSGAYVYDLEGRRYLDFLGGIAVNSLGHGVPEIIGAVAQQAAKLMHISNLYHTEPHVKLAKLLVENAFPARVFFCNSGSESIEAALKFTRRWASEAGGEAKHEIVTFENAFHGRTYGAVSATAQPKYHEGFKPMLPGMVYLPLNEIEPLEEAISAERTAAVMVEPVQGEGGVNPAHVEFLQHLRRLCDERRVALIFDEIQCGLCRTGKLFAYQHHGIEPDVMTLAKPLAGGLPIGAVMMKSHIAEVLKPGMHGSTFGANPVACHVAHAVVSKMIDEGLADRALEMGGKLTAGLNELTGTNKDIRGAGLLIGVEFEDKVGDVVNACRDGGLIVGTAGDNVLRCAPPLVIEQRHVDEALGIIGGVLDAR is encoded by the coding sequence ATGACTACCGAAGAGATCATCGGCCTGGAGGAACAGTACATCGCGCCGACCTACGTACGTCCGCCCGTCGTGTTCGACCGGGGCAGCGGAGCCTACGTCTACGACCTCGAAGGCAGGAGGTATCTCGATTTCCTCGGCGGTATCGCGGTGAATTCCCTGGGCCACGGGGTACCGGAGATCATCGGCGCCGTGGCGCAGCAGGCCGCGAAGCTGATGCACATCTCCAACCTGTACCACACGGAACCCCACGTGAAGCTCGCGAAGCTGCTGGTGGAAAACGCCTTCCCGGCCAGGGTGTTCTTCTGCAACAGCGGATCGGAGTCCATTGAGGCGGCCCTCAAGTTCACCCGCCGGTGGGCGTCCGAAGCGGGCGGCGAAGCCAAGCACGAGATCGTGACCTTCGAGAACGCGTTTCACGGCCGGACTTACGGCGCCGTCAGCGCCACGGCCCAGCCCAAGTACCACGAGGGGTTCAAGCCCATGCTCCCGGGGATGGTCTACCTGCCCCTGAACGAGATCGAGCCCCTCGAAGAAGCGATATCGGCGGAACGGACCGCGGCCGTGATGGTGGAGCCCGTCCAGGGAGAGGGCGGCGTAAACCCGGCGCACGTGGAGTTCCTGCAACATCTGCGCAGGTTGTGCGACGAACGCAGGGTCGCCCTGATCTTCGACGAGATCCAGTGCGGCCTGTGTCGCACGGGCAAGCTCTTCGCCTACCAGCACCACGGCATCGAGCCGGACGTGATGACCCTGGCCAAGCCGCTGGCCGGCGGCTTGCCCATCGGCGCCGTCATGATGAAATCCCACATCGCCGAAGTGCTCAAGCCGGGCATGCACGGCTCCACCTTCGGGGCGAACCCGGTGGCCTGTCACGTAGCCCATGCCGTCGTCAGCAAGATGATCGACGAGGGTCTGGCGGACCGGGCCCTGGAAATGGGCGGCAAACTGACCGCCGGTCTGAATGAGCTCACAGGAACCAACAAGGACATCCGGGGCGCGGGCCTGTTGATCGGCGTGGAATTCGAAGACAAGGTGGGCGACGTGGTGAACGCGTGCCGGGACGGGGGCCTGATCGTGGGAACGGCCGGGGACAACGTGCTCCGCTGCGCGCCGCCCCTGGTGATCGAACAGCGGCACGTGGACGAGGCGCTCGGGATCATCGGCGGAGTGCTGGACGCGCGGTGA
- a CDS encoding DUF420 domain-containing protein codes for MLEISDLPLMNACLNTTSAAFLVAGYVNIRKRNVAAHRTCMLGAVAASVLFLTTYLIYHFNHGSTPFTGEGWTRYVYFTILISHTILATAIVPMVVLTLRHALKGRFERHALLARWTLPIWLYVSVTGVLVYLMLYHWPV; via the coding sequence ATGCTGGAAATTTCCGACCTGCCCCTGATGAATGCCTGCCTGAACACGACCAGCGCGGCTTTCCTGGTCGCGGGCTACGTCAATATCAGGAAGCGCAATGTCGCCGCGCACAGGACGTGCATGCTGGGCGCGGTGGCGGCGTCCGTTCTGTTCCTCACAACTTATCTGATCTACCACTTCAACCACGGAAGCACGCCCTTCACCGGCGAGGGATGGACACGTTACGTCTATTTTACCATATTGATAAGCCACACGATTCTGGCCACGGCCATCGTGCCCATGGTCGTGCTGACGCTGCGCCACGCGCTGAAGGGACGTTTCGAGCGCCACGCGCTGCTGGCCAGGTGGACCCTTCCGATCTGGCTGTACGTGTCCGTTACCGGCGTGCTGGTGTACCTGATGCTCTACCACTGGCCCGTATAG
- the moaC gene encoding cyclic pyranopterin monophosphate synthase MoaC: MMDLTHLDEKGRVRMVDVTEKSVTERRAVAYGEVRAATETIRKISADEMGKGDVLTTAKIAGISAAKKTGDLIPMCHPIPLTHVEIDITLNEDQGRIGLLATAVASGKTGVEMEALTAVSVAALTIYDMCKAVDRTMEIASVLLAEKEGGKSGTFKRPGWEGPG; the protein is encoded by the coding sequence ATTATGGACCTCACGCATCTCGATGAAAAGGGACGCGTCCGCATGGTGGACGTGACGGAGAAATCGGTTACGGAAAGGCGGGCGGTGGCCTACGGTGAAGTGAGGGCGGCTACGGAGACGATCCGGAAGATCTCCGCCGACGAGATGGGCAAAGGGGATGTACTGACCACGGCGAAGATCGCGGGCATCTCGGCGGCCAAGAAGACGGGCGACCTCATCCCCATGTGCCATCCCATCCCGCTGACCCACGTGGAAATCGACATTACCCTGAACGAAGACCAGGGCAGGATCGGCCTCCTGGCCACGGCCGTCGCGTCCGGCAAGACCGGCGTGGAAATGGAGGCCCTGACGGCCGTCTCCGTAGCCGCCCTGACCATCTACGACATGTGCAAGGCCGTGGACCGGACCATGGAGATCGCATCCGTCCTGCTGGCGGAGAAGGAGGGCGGCAAGTCGGGCACGTTCAAGCGGCCCGGGTGGGAGGGTCCGGGGTAG
- the argB gene encoding acetylglutamate kinase, with product MARNIVVKLGGATIEQDGVIEELAADLRDLPDVFPIIVHGGGAEIGRYLELLGKEFTFVNGLRVTDGDMVEIVEMVLSGKVNKELVSRFQHSGVNALGVSGKDMGLLRAEKYREDGVDIGFVGEIVEVNTALFDLCASNHVTPVVSPISGGVNGETYNVNADHAALDIARAVACDDIVFISDVAGIHRSDGRPVRKLTPELADELIEAGEITGGMIPKVRSALECLSYGVRRARIIAWRGAGTLRKELASDESVFGTVVTTG from the coding sequence ATGGCACGAAACATCGTGGTAAAACTGGGCGGCGCGACGATCGAGCAGGACGGCGTGATCGAGGAGTTGGCCGCCGACCTTCGGGACCTGCCGGACGTTTTCCCGATCATCGTCCACGGCGGCGGTGCGGAGATCGGCCGGTACCTGGAGTTGCTCGGCAAGGAGTTCACCTTCGTGAACGGCCTCCGGGTCACGGACGGCGACATGGTCGAAATCGTGGAGATGGTCCTGTCGGGCAAGGTCAACAAGGAACTGGTCTCGCGCTTCCAGCACAGCGGCGTGAACGCTCTCGGCGTAAGCGGGAAGGACATGGGCCTGCTGCGGGCGGAGAAGTACCGGGAGGACGGCGTGGACATCGGTTTCGTGGGAGAGATCGTCGAGGTGAATACCGCCCTCTTCGATCTCTGCGCGTCGAACCACGTCACGCCCGTGGTCTCCCCCATTTCGGGGGGCGTCAACGGGGAGACCTACAATGTCAACGCAGACCACGCCGCGCTGGACATCGCCCGGGCCGTGGCCTGCGACGACATCGTGTTCATATCGGACGTGGCCGGCATCCACCGGTCCGACGGCCGGCCCGTTCGCAAGTTGACCCCCGAACTGGCCGATGAACTGATCGAAGCGGGAGAAATCACGGGCGGGATGATTCCCAAGGTCCGCTCCGCCCTCGAGTGCCTGTCCTATGGTGTCCGCCGTGCCCGCATCATCGCGTGGCGGGGGGCCGGAACGCTGCGGAAGGAACTGGCATCGGATGAAAGTGTCTTTGGAACGGTAGTGACCACTGGATGA
- a CDS encoding ECF transporter S component: protein MAVTVRSLTLAALMIALMTLATLIVRIPNPATQGYINLGDAMLFTIALVFGWRIGGIAGGVGSALADALGGYFLWAPWTLVIKGLEGILVGTIAAWGARDGRDARGGRHPRRIAAFVAVFVGGAWMVSGYYVAGSVLFGGVAALTEIPGNLTQAGVAVVVALPLSVILRNALQRSDYGPHASR from the coding sequence ATGGCCGTAACCGTTCGCAGCCTGACACTGGCCGCGCTCATGATCGCGCTCATGACGCTGGCGACCCTGATCGTCCGGATCCCCAATCCGGCTACCCAGGGATACATCAATCTCGGCGACGCGATGCTGTTCACCATCGCCCTCGTCTTCGGCTGGCGTATCGGCGGAATCGCGGGCGGCGTGGGTTCCGCCCTGGCCGACGCGCTGGGCGGCTATTTCCTCTGGGCGCCCTGGACGCTCGTCATCAAGGGCTTGGAAGGGATCCTGGTCGGAACGATCGCGGCCTGGGGAGCCCGGGACGGTCGGGATGCCCGGGGCGGTCGCCATCCGCGCCGGATCGCGGCCTTCGTCGCTGTGTTCGTTGGCGGCGCATGGATGGTATCAGGGTACTACGTGGCCGGATCGGTGTTGTTCGGAGGAGTAGCCGCACTGACGGAGATACCGGGTAACCTGACGCAGGCCGGTGTGGCGGTGGTGGTGGCTTTGCCCCTGTCGGTCATATTGAGAAACGCCCTGCAACGGAGTGATTATGGACCTCACGCATCTCGATGA
- a CDS encoding ROK family protein, producing the protein VVASLVDMSREAMARGSLANADLAGVGVSCGGPLDTGTGVVYAPPNLPGWDEVPLKAWLESALSLPAFVENDANAGALAEWSFGAGRGFRHMVYMTMSTGIGGGIILDGRLYRGPNDAAGEVGHMTIVDDGPACGCGKRGCLESLCSGPSIARRARAKAHAAPGSLMVDLAGGNLEGLTAETVMAAARKNDPCAREIVDETARYMAVGLGNIVNILNPEIIVIGTILVKAQDLLLEPIRNYLRRETWSRVYDTVRIVPAGLGDTVGDLAAIAVIRQAVQAEGSM; encoded by the coding sequence CCGTGGTGGCGTCCCTGGTGGATATGTCCCGGGAGGCCATGGCGCGCGGTTCGCTTGCCAACGCGGACCTGGCCGGCGTCGGAGTCAGCTGCGGCGGTCCCCTGGACACGGGAACGGGCGTGGTCTACGCGCCGCCCAACCTGCCGGGCTGGGACGAGGTGCCGCTGAAGGCGTGGCTCGAAAGCGCGCTGTCGCTGCCGGCCTTTGTTGAAAACGACGCCAACGCCGGCGCCCTGGCGGAGTGGTCCTTCGGGGCCGGCCGGGGCTTTCGCCACATGGTGTACATGACCATGAGCACCGGTATCGGCGGCGGCATCATACTCGACGGCAGGCTCTACCGCGGTCCGAACGACGCGGCCGGCGAAGTGGGGCACATGACCATCGTCGACGACGGTCCGGCCTGCGGTTGCGGCAAGCGCGGCTGCCTGGAGTCCCTGTGCTCGGGGCCATCGATCGCCAGGAGGGCCCGGGCGAAAGCGCATGCGGCGCCCGGCTCGCTCATGGTCGACCTGGCCGGTGGAAACTTGGAGGGCCTCACGGCGGAAACCGTCATGGCGGCGGCCAGGAAAAACGATCCGTGCGCGAGGGAGATCGTGGACGAAACGGCCCGTTACATGGCCGTTGGACTGGGAAACATCGTGAACATCCTGAACCCGGAGATTATCGTCATCGGCACCATCCTGGTCAAGGCACAGGATCTTCTGTTGGAACCCATTCGAAACTACCTGCGGCGCGAAACCTGGTCACGAGTCTACGATACCGTACGGATCGTGCCTGCCGGACTGGGAGACACTGTGGGCGACCTGGCCGCCATCGCCGTGATCAGGCAGGCGGTTCAAGCCGAAGGGAGCATGTAG
- the argH gene encoding argininosuccinate lyase: protein MTDSRDEALKQLMDDFHASIDADRRLFRVDIRGSIAYARGLVRIGVLTADEGRVIEAALGEIEGEIESGAYTLTRDLEDIHMAVEKRLIEKVGPVGGKLHTGRSRNDQNATDERLYLREVVDDVSGRIRECQAALLGLAERTVDVVFPGYTHLQQAQPIRFAHYALSLLFGLQRDRERLADCRKRINVMPLGAGAMAGSAFPIDRAFLADELGFDGISPNSIDAVSDRDFNVEFLAACTTLMIRISRACEDLVIWSSTEFGYVTQHPRLATGSSIMPQKKNPDAAELLRGKTGRVVGSLVSLVTMLKGLPHTYNKDMQDEKEPLFDAIDTVTVALTVFTAIWETLEVSGDRVEENMDDAMLATDLADYLTRCGVPFREGHGIVAALVDEAMNRGCSLRDLPIELYQHYSEHFDEAVIAGLRFDDSADKRDLPGGTGKDSVLRQLEQAREIIAQGS, encoded by the coding sequence ATGACCGACAGCCGGGACGAAGCACTCAAACAACTCATGGATGATTTCCACGCGTCCATCGACGCGGACCGCCGCCTGTTCCGCGTGGACATCAGGGGCAGTATTGCCTATGCGCGCGGGCTCGTGCGCATCGGCGTGCTCACCGCCGATGAGGGCCGGGTGATCGAAGCGGCACTGGGCGAGATCGAAGGCGAGATCGAAAGCGGCGCCTATACGCTGACCCGGGACCTGGAAGACATCCACATGGCCGTGGAGAAACGCCTCATCGAGAAAGTGGGTCCCGTGGGCGGAAAGCTGCACACGGGCCGGAGCCGGAACGACCAGAACGCCACGGACGAGCGACTGTATCTCCGCGAGGTGGTGGACGACGTCTCCGGGCGGATCCGGGAATGCCAGGCAGCGCTGCTGGGGCTGGCCGAGCGTACCGTGGATGTCGTCTTCCCGGGGTATACCCACCTGCAGCAGGCGCAGCCGATCCGGTTCGCCCACTACGCCCTTTCGCTCCTGTTCGGGCTCCAGCGGGACCGGGAGCGACTGGCGGATTGCCGGAAGCGGATCAACGTCATGCCCCTCGGCGCCGGGGCGATGGCGGGCAGCGCCTTCCCGATCGACCGCGCGTTCCTGGCCGATGAACTGGGTTTCGACGGCATCTCGCCCAACAGCATCGACGCGGTGAGCGACCGAGATTTCAACGTCGAGTTCCTCGCCGCATGCACGACACTGATGATCCGCATCAGCCGGGCCTGCGAGGACCTGGTCATCTGGTCGTCCACGGAATTCGGGTACGTCACGCAGCATCCCCGGCTGGCCACGGGCAGCAGCATCATGCCGCAGAAGAAGAACCCGGACGCCGCCGAACTGCTGCGGGGCAAGACCGGACGCGTCGTGGGCAGCCTGGTCTCCCTCGTTACCATGCTCAAGGGCCTGCCCCACACGTACAACAAGGACATGCAGGATGAAAAGGAACCCCTTTTCGATGCGATCGACACGGTGACCGTCGCGCTGACGGTCTTCACGGCGATCTGGGAGACGCTGGAGGTTAGCGGCGATCGGGTTGAAGAAAACATGGACGACGCCATGCTGGCCACGGACCTGGCGGACTACCTGACCCGGTGCGGCGTGCCGTTCAGGGAAGGACACGGCATTGTGGCCGCCCTCGTGGACGAGGCCATGAACCGAGGCTGCAGCCTGCGGGACCTGCCGATCGAGCTGTATCAGCATTATTCGGAACATTTCGACGAAGCCGTGATCGCCGGGCTCAGGTTCGACGACAGCGCCGACAAGCGCGATCTGCCCGGTGGGACCGGTAAGGACTCCGTGCTGCGCCAGCTGGAACAGGCCCGCGAGATCATCGCGCAGGGATCATAA
- a CDS encoding NADPH:quinone reductase, with the protein MEAIRIHEFGEPGVMKLETCADLQAGGGQILVDIRAAGVNPVDTYIRAGTYAMKPDLPYTPGMDGAGTVAAVGDETAHVAVGDRVYLAGALTGSYASQALCSASQVQPLPDNVSFKQGAGVYIPYATAWRGLFQRAEGRAGETVLVHGASGGVGIAAVQLARAAGMTVIGTAGSERGAALVTEQGAHYVVNHHDADYPEHIMDLTGGLGVDVIMEMLANVNLDKDLNMLAYGGRVVVIGNRGVIEINPRDAMARDASILGMVLLLASPEDLAAIHAGLHAGLENGTLNPVVGTEFPLADAARAHVTVMEPGAYGKIVLIP; encoded by the coding sequence ATGGAAGCGATTCGAATTCACGAGTTCGGGGAGCCGGGCGTAATGAAACTCGAAACCTGCGCGGATCTCCAGGCAGGCGGCGGGCAGATCCTGGTGGACATACGGGCCGCCGGGGTGAACCCGGTAGATACCTATATTCGCGCGGGAACCTATGCCATGAAACCCGACCTGCCCTACACGCCGGGCATGGACGGCGCAGGAACCGTCGCCGCCGTCGGCGACGAAACGGCCCATGTCGCCGTGGGCGACCGCGTATACCTGGCCGGTGCGCTGACCGGCTCATACGCGTCCCAGGCCCTGTGCTCCGCGAGCCAGGTGCAGCCGCTTCCCGATAACGTTTCCTTCAAGCAGGGCGCGGGGGTGTACATCCCTTACGCCACAGCCTGGCGCGGACTATTCCAGCGCGCGGAAGGCCGGGCCGGCGAAACGGTACTCGTGCACGGCGCCAGCGGCGGCGTGGGCATCGCGGCCGTACAGCTCGCGCGTGCCGCCGGCATGACGGTCATCGGTACAGCCGGTTCGGAGCGGGGCGCGGCCCTGGTGACGGAACAGGGCGCCCATTACGTGGTCAACCACCACGACGCCGACTACCCGGAACATATTATGGATCTCACCGGTGGGCTGGGCGTCGACGTGATCATGGAAATGCTGGCCAACGTCAACCTGGACAAGGACCTGAATATGCTGGCCTATGGCGGACGAGTGGTCGTCATAGGCAACAGAGGCGTCATCGAGATCAATCCCCGGGACGCCATGGCGCGCGACGCCAGCATCCTGGGCATGGTCCTGCTGCTGGCCTCGCCGGAGGACCTCGCCGCCATCCACGCCGGGTTGCACGCCGGACTGGAGAACGGCACGCTCAACCCGGTGGTGGGAACGGAGTTTCCGCTGGCCGATGCGGCACGGGCCCACGTCACCGTGATGGAACCGGGCGCTTATGGAAAAATCGTCCTGATCCCTTGA
- the cyoE gene encoding heme o synthase, translated as MKDFIALTKPGLVIMLVLTTCVGFYLGSDGPVDWLRLLHTLAGTALAAGGTLALNQFMERDRDAMMRRTRKRPLPAGKLRPAQALGFGVAITVAGLLYLALVVNVLSCAVTALITATYLFLYTPLKHRTTLSTVFGAVPGALPPVTGWAAARNELGLEAGVLFAILFLWQMPHALALAWLFREDYARAGFQLLPAVDPDGRFTSVQILINCLALTAFSLVPTILGISGIIYFYAAFAAGLGLLAFAIHLTVTRTQASARNLFFASLVFLLVQFSVMAYDKV; from the coding sequence ATGAAGGATTTCATCGCCCTGACCAAGCCCGGCCTGGTCATCATGCTGGTGCTGACCACCTGCGTCGGGTTCTACCTGGGGTCCGACGGGCCGGTGGACTGGCTGCGCCTGCTGCACACGCTGGCCGGAACCGCCCTGGCGGCCGGGGGCACGCTCGCCCTGAACCAGTTCATGGAGCGAGACCGGGACGCCATGATGCGGCGGACCCGGAAGCGTCCGCTCCCCGCCGGGAAGCTGCGGCCCGCGCAGGCCCTCGGGTTCGGCGTGGCCATCACGGTGGCGGGCCTGTTGTACCTAGCGCTTGTGGTCAACGTCCTGAGCTGCGCGGTCACCGCGTTGATCACCGCCACCTACCTGTTTCTCTATACGCCGCTCAAGCACCGGACCACGCTGTCGACCGTGTTCGGCGCGGTCCCGGGCGCGTTGCCGCCGGTGACGGGATGGGCGGCTGCCCGAAACGAACTGGGGCTGGAGGCCGGCGTCCTGTTCGCCATCCTCTTTCTCTGGCAGATGCCCCACGCCCTGGCGCTGGCCTGGCTCTTCCGCGAAGACTACGCCCGCGCCGGTTTTCAGTTGCTGCCCGCCGTCGATCCCGACGGCCGGTTCACGAGCGTGCAGATCCTGATCAACTGCCTGGCCCTGACCGCCTTCAGCCTGGTCCCGACCATACTGGGCATCTCGGGGATCATCTATTTCTACGCGGCCTTCGCGGCCGGACTGGGCCTGCTCGCTTTCGCCATCCACCTGACCGTGACCCGGACGCAGGCTTCGGCCAGGAACCTGTTTTTTGCGTCGCTGGTGTTCCTGCTGGTCCAGTTCTCCGTGATGGCCTATGACAAGGTGTGA
- the argC gene encoding N-acetyl-gamma-glutamyl-phosphate reductase: MIRLGIIGATGYTGMELYRLASRHPDIEIAFATSEQYTGQHLGEIFPRVDPDRDITLRSLDDISEEPADVVCFCTPDGVAMDRVGAFLDRGVRVVDVSSDFRFDDPEVYTSWYSRPHTAPSLLDSAVYGIPELNRDRIRTADLVGNPGCYPTGVILGLAPLLEEDAIDAGQIIVDAKSGVSGAGRGLKLRNLYVEVNDSITPYNIGHSHRHVGEIEQELSRFSDGWPYVVFSPHLTPMNRGILATTYVHVKNGATNGDLAALYAQRYEGEPFIRLSQSGYPETRFVTWTNYCDLRIDRVDGSDLAIVTSAIDNLVKGAAGQALQNVNAMCGLDETTGLI; this comes from the coding sequence ATGATCAGACTGGGCATCATAGGCGCGACGGGGTACACGGGCATGGAACTGTACCGCCTGGCGTCGCGTCATCCGGACATCGAGATCGCGTTCGCCACTTCGGAACAGTACACCGGCCAGCACCTCGGCGAGATCTTCCCCCGGGTGGACCCGGACCGGGACATTACGCTGAGATCCCTGGACGACATTTCGGAAGAACCCGCTGACGTGGTCTGTTTCTGCACGCCGGACGGGGTGGCCATGGACCGGGTCGGCGCCTTTCTCGACCGGGGCGTGCGCGTCGTGGACGTCAGTTCCGATTTCCGGTTCGACGATCCGGAGGTGTATACGTCCTGGTACAGCCGGCCGCATACGGCACCGTCGCTCCTGGATTCCGCGGTGTACGGGATTCCCGAATTGAACCGGGATCGCATACGGACGGCCGATCTCGTGGGCAATCCCGGCTGCTATCCCACCGGCGTGATCCTCGGCCTGGCCCCGCTGCTCGAAGAGGATGCGATAGACGCCGGGCAGATCATCGTGGACGCCAAGTCGGGCGTCAGTGGCGCCGGCCGGGGCCTGAAGCTGCGGAATCTCTACGTGGAGGTGAACGACAGCATCACGCCGTACAACATCGGCCATTCGCACCGCCACGTGGGGGAAATCGAGCAGGAACTGTCCAGGTTCTCCGATGGGTGGCCCTATGTGGTCTTTTCGCCCCATCTGACGCCCATGAACCGGGGCATCCTGGCGACGACCTACGTACACGTGAAGAACGGCGCGACCAACGGAGACCTGGCGGCCCTGTACGCGCAGCGCTACGAAGGGGAGCCTTTCATCCGGCTGTCGCAGTCCGGCTATCCCGAGACGCGCTTCGTGACCTGGACGAACTACTGCGACCTGCGGATCGACCGGGTGGACGGATCGGACCTGGCCATCGTCACGTCCGCCATCGACAACCTGGTCAAGGGCGCCGCCGGCCAGGCGCTGCAGAACGTGAACGCCATGTGCGGCCTGGACGAAACGACGGGGCTGATTTAG
- a CDS encoding AbrB/MazE/SpoVT family DNA-binding domain-containing protein, translated as MRISKRGQITIPKRLRDRYGLHQGIEVEIIPTKEGLLVRKAAKDRHPVERICGILRSRENTDDYIETIRGR; from the coding sequence ATGAGGATTTCCAAGCGGGGGCAGATTACGATCCCGAAGCGGTTGAGAGACCGCTATGGATTGCATCAAGGCATCGAGGTCGAGATTATACCGACGAAAGAGGGCCTGCTCGTTCGCAAGGCAGCGAAGGACCGTCATCCCGTTGAACGCATCTGCGGCATTTTGCGAAGTAGGGAGAACACGGACGACTACATCGAAACGATCAGGGGAAGATGA
- a CDS encoding M20/M25/M40 family metallo-hydrolase — MDWNALGREAVQLLSEYLRIDTTNPPGNEDRATAFLSRILSEEGIDCQVYESAPGRSNLYARLEGDGSKRAVILLSHSDVVPADRRYWSVDPFGGVVRDGYIWGRGALDMKNLGIAELVVFLALRRNRFPLKRDVIFLVTADEEAGGSAGAGWITHNRPELVSDAEFLINESGKGRLENGRAVYSIDITEKSPCWIRLVARGEPGHGSRPKPHSAVNRLIRALNAIMQYTPPIKVTDAAACYFEGVAHLQKDGYRKRFERIRESVRDKGFLADLLRNQHHAAMLRNTISITMLQGSEKINIIPQAATAELDCRLLPGERPEDFVRELKRVVDDDRIEMETILNFGNSASPFDSPLVDVVREVVSRHHGHVEVVPNMLSGFTDSHYFRDLGIHCYGFMPFLLIDEELRRIHGNDERISVENMERGPRILYEVIAKLCG, encoded by the coding sequence TTGGACTGGAACGCGTTGGGGCGTGAAGCCGTACAACTGCTGAGCGAATACCTGCGAATCGACACGACGAATCCCCCCGGGAACGAAGATCGCGCGACCGCCTTCCTTAGCCGCATCCTCTCCGAAGAAGGCATAGACTGCCAGGTTTACGAGTCCGCCCCGGGACGCTCCAATCTCTACGCAAGGCTGGAAGGGGACGGTTCGAAGCGGGCCGTAATTCTGCTGAGTCACAGCGACGTGGTCCCCGCCGACCGCCGTTACTGGTCCGTCGATCCTTTTGGCGGCGTAGTCCGGGACGGCTACATCTGGGGGCGGGGCGCCCTCGACATGAAGAACCTGGGCATCGCGGAGCTGGTGGTGTTTCTCGCGCTGCGCCGGAATCGCTTTCCGCTGAAGCGAGACGTGATCTTTCTCGTCACCGCCGATGAAGAGGCCGGTGGATCGGCCGGAGCCGGCTGGATTACCCATAACCGTCCCGAACTCGTCTCGGACGCGGAATTCCTGATAAACGAAAGCGGAAAAGGACGCCTGGAGAACGGCAGGGCCGTCTATTCCATCGACATCACCGAGAAATCGCCCTGCTGGATACGCCTGGTCGCCCGCGGCGAACCCGGTCATGGTTCCCGCCCCAAGCCCCATTCCGCCGTGAACCGGCTCATCCGGGCCCTGAACGCGATCATGCAATACACGCCGCCGATCAAGGTGACGGACGCGGCCGCCTGCTACTTCGAAGGCGTCGCGCATCTGCAGAAAGACGGATACCGCAAACGCTTCGAACGCATCCGCGAGTCCGTTCGGGACAAGGGGTTCCTTGCCGACCTGCTCCGGAACCAGCATCACGCGGCGATGCTCCGGAACACCATCTCGATAACCATGTTGCAGGGGAGCGAGAAAATCAATATCATACCTCAGGCGGCGACGGCCGAGCTGGATTGCAGGCTGCTGCCGGGGGAAAGGCCGGAAGATTTCGTCCGGGAGTTGAAAAGGGTGGTCGACGACGACAGGATCGAGATGGAAACGATTCTGAACTTCGGCAATTCGGCATCGCCCTTCGATTCTCCCCTCGTGGACGTCGTGCGGGAGGTCGTCTCCCGACACCACGGGCATGTGGAGGTCGTACCGAACATGCTCTCGGGCTTCACGGACAGCCACTACTTCCGCGACCTGGGGATTCATTGCTACGGCTTCATGCCCTTTCTGCTGATCGACGAAGAACTTCGCCGGATCCACGGCAACGACGAGCGCATCTCCGTGGAGAACATGGAGCGGGGTCCGCGGATTCTCTACGAAGTGATCGCAAAACTCTGCGGTTGA